The window CAAGAACTCTTTCCAAAAAGCTGAAAGACAAGTTTAAGTTTGATTTGGCAATGTATACGGCGCGTTCTGAAGCTCCCTTACCGAAAGATAAAATACCTCAAAACCCTACCGCTTTGGGCGATGAGGTGATTCGTTTTATTAAAATGATTGTGGCCAAACGGGGCACCTTTAGTTATGAAAATTTAGCTAATATTTTTCTTAAGCAAACCCAAGAGCTAAATTACAAAAAATTTAAATGTTCTTTGCAGAAATATTTAATTTTTTCGGTAGCGAATAAAGATTTTGTAGAAGTTTTTAATCAAAAATTATCAAAAAAATTAGAAGTTCTTTATGAAAAATATCATGAAGAGCGGGTCAATGAAGCATTGCTCTTAAGAACCAGCAACCGAGTGATTGAATACTTGACAACGGAAGATCAACAGAACCCTTCAGGGTTGTTTGTTTTGCTGCTGTCTCATGGACATCCGCTCACTCTAGTCATTGTCCTTCTGAAAATTATTCTAATTTGTCCCAGTTCTCGAACTCATTTGGAAAACTGTATTGCTAAATTAATTCAATACTACGTGGATTCTCCAGAGAATGAATGTAAATGGGTCGTTAATTTCTTTGAAGTTTTCAACATAACATTGGCAATTCATGCGGATAATGTTCAATACAATTTGATCAAAATGGAAGCCAAAGGCTCAAAGGATAAGTCTGAAGCTCCTCTAGACACTTACCGTGTTTTTTCTCAACGCCGAGATTGTACGACTGTAGAATCTGTTCAGGGGGAAATCCCTGTCGAAAAGATGTTGCCGAGTTCTTCTTTAGAAAAGCCCTAATACTCATCAATAAGGGAGAATTCATCAACTTCAACTCAGGGTACTCAACAAACATTCACTTCCTGACTTTTTGTACTATGGGTGATAGGCGATCGCACAAAACCCCCACACCGGCACCCACAACTTCTGCCAAAATACTCACTAAGCGAAATAAGGCTACAACACTGAGAATGATGCCTGTAGGAAAATAAGGATTCAGGAGTCCTAGTACCGTTGTCTCAAATACTCCTAAACCGCCTGGAGTTGGAATCACCAAACCCAACACCCATGCCAAACAAAAAGCACTGATTAAGAGTGGAATCTGGCTAAGATTTACGGTAGCTAAGGTGAAAAAAGTAACAATGAATCCCGTGCCTCGTAGTCCCACAAAACCCAGTTCTCCTAGCAGCGGAATAAAGGGATAGTGTTCGAGTTGAAACACCTCACTATCGGCAGCTTTTCCCTTTAAGCGTCTCAAGAACTGAAGCAGAGGGTTTAAGACTTTAGGATGAACCGATAGTAAAATTCCAGTCAAACCGAGAATTTGTAATCCCCAAATCCGAGTATCCCCTTGCATGTCCAACCACCCGAATTGACTACCTGTTAAAGCAATCAGTAAGGCAGCGGCAGCCATCAATAGAGGTTCAATTAAGACACTAATAGTCGCCGCACTCAAGGAACCCCCCGCATCGGTAACCGCCCAAATCCGACCATAATAGTGCCACACATTGCCAGGTAAATACTTAGCCAGGTTTGTTTTCAAGTAAACCTGAAGAACCCAGTGGTACTGAATCGGCTGCTTGAAGGAGCGCAGAATCCAGCTCCATACTAAGCCAGCCCAAATATGAGCTGCTAAAGTAATGGAAAAAGCCGCAACCAGCGTTATCCATCCGACAGCATCAATCCGAATTGCTGCAACTTCTTGCCAGTGTTCCTTGAATGCCTTTGCCAAAAAAAATAGGGTTCCACCCAGAATCACCCAGCGCAGGTAGGGTTTGAGCCATGACCAGATTTTTTTCATTTTGAAGAAGTCATTTGTCAAGAAATAACCAGCCTTTCAGGCGCACGCTGTCGTCTATCTACAGTTAGAAAATAGCCATTTTTCGGAAGCCATCAGAATGTCTCCTTTGCTAGAGGAACCCATCCCATCACTATCGCTAATCTTGACAAGCGTAAGGGAAAGATGATGCCGTAACTCCCTGTTACAAAAGAGAGTTGCGGTTGGTAGCATTGGCTCGATAACTGGTGCCATTCTACCAACATTCTGATGTCTAGGCGTAGGATGTCAGCTTTCACATCAAGATACTCAGCTTAATTCAGGCTGACAAGGAGTATTGATTGCATGAAAAAATTAACTGTTTTCTTCAAACAGCTACGACTGAGTCAATTATTGACAGCGTTTTTAGCAACAGTGGTAATGTTTGTTGGTACCGCTTGCAATAGCGGGACTGTTCAAGGGGCACGCCCTGAAAACCCACCCGTTCAAGCTGGGGGTGCGAATAATCCTTACAAGGGGGGTGGGGACTCTAATACCAACTATAATTTCTCCCCTGACCCGAAGATTAATGGCAAAGTTTCTTCTAAGGGTGATAGAGCTGATTTAGAAATCATCTCCAATCGGTTGATTGCTGTAAGCAATAAGGCGCAATATCCAGGTGGAGCTGTGATGCAGGGGTCGCCCGCCGATGAACAAAAACCCCTTCGGCAGATAGACCTGCAAGATTTTGAAGCACCTGAACCGGGTGGGCAAATTCAGCGTGAGTCCAACGTCGGCGATCGAGTTAAAGATCGGTTAAGCGCTGTTAAAGAAACGTTTGGTGAAGCTTCAGAATTTGTCCGCGAAGGTGCAAACGAAGCTGCACAACAAGAAGTATCCGCACCCAAAACGACCAAAGCTAATTTTTAGATAATTAGCCTTAACTCAATGACAAGCTTCTTACGGTTATGAATCTCCAAATTCAAGGAGGAGCTACACTTAAACATTATCTTTTATCAAGCTCCAACCCAGTGATTACCGTTTGAAAGCACCAACCTGTTAATCCTTTAATTAATCAAAACCCATCGGAGGAAAAAATGAAAAAAGTCATAACTTGGTTAAAAAGTATCCGTGTCGATCGAATATTAACGGTCTTTCTGGCAGGAGTTCTGCTGTTTGTTAGCACGGCTTGTGGTACCACGAAGGTATTAGCCAAAACAGCGGATGACGTGAGAGAAGAAGTTCCTGGTCGTGCTATAACCAACACCTACCAGGGTGGGATGAATAATTATGAAGACGTCGATCCTAGACGAAATACCAGCGAAGCCAAAGCAAAGGCTAAAAGCCTGATTGAAAACGCCCAAAGAAACATTGACCAAAAGAGCGTTGATAGCCGTGAGCAATATGTGGAAAACTACAAGAGTGGTACACCTCTAGGCGAAAGAGTACGGCGGATTGGTGAAGGTATCGGCGAGTCTGCTGAAGAGCTGGCAGAAGGTGCCTCTAAGGGTACTCAAAAAGGTGTTCAAAACATCAAGGAAAATGCCCAAAAAGCGCCTGATTATGTGAAAAAAGCTGGCAAAGAAACTGCCAATCTTGAATTTGAGGAAGCCCAATCTCAAGCCAATAATAGCATGAGAGATACGCGTTAGGCAGTGGATAACGCCGTCACGGCTGACAAAACTGTCGGTGATAAAATCCAGGATGCTGCTCAAAATACTGCTGATAAAGTTAAGGGCAAAGTCAACAGATATATTGGCAGAACTCAGCAGGCTTTAGAAGATGCTATTGATTAGAAGCAACTGAGTTTAAATCCAAATAGCTTTTACCAACACCCGGTCAATTGACTGGGTGTTTTAATAGTCGTTGATTGCTAGCGCAAAGCGGATTCCTCTGGAATAGAGAGTAAATAGCTATCTGTAACAGAATGAATGTCTTCACTTTGAACTTGATATTTTTCAAAAACCCTAGTACTCATTAACCTGCGATTTCCGTTAATTATGATGTAAACGTTTCCAGAATTACTGCCTTTTAAAATAGTTCCATTTTTAGTAATGGGTGTTCCTTCGGGATAGCTGCTGAGTTCTTCATCAAATATCTCTTTAACGTCACTATAGTTAAACCCATAAGCGTCAAACGTTTTTGAATCAGTAATCCATCTCCGTTCTCCATCCTGAATCAAAAATACTTCAGGCCCGCTACCTTTGACCAACTGAATCAAGGGCTGATTAGGAATAAAATTAGTAGCTTGTTGCTCACCAACTTCTGGTGTACGGTTACGAAGAGGCTCTGCTTTCAGAGAAGATGGTGTACCGACAATAGCAGAAATGCTCAATAATGTTACTAATAAAATCAGTTTTTTTATATTCATGCCGCTATGCCCTCTGAATCTCTTAATGCCTTCTTCACTCACCTTAAAAACCATTCCCAAAACATTGAAGAATTGAGATTCAGAACCTTAACTGGCACAAAAAAAATTAATTTATTCCTGTTTATAACTGCAAATCTAGACCTAACAGATGTGTTAGTTGACCAAGTGTCATAGCAAAGTTTCGAGATGTCTTCAGCCTAGTCCCGTTATCACAGGGATTCAGGTATAGTCTTTGTTAATCCTGTTTTTGGATAAAGACATGACAAATAACCTCCATGTTTAGGAGGTAAGAAGTGAATCCTCATGAGAATGGCTAAATTCTTAAACCTTGGTAGGACTTGCCTTCCACCAAACTTCGAGAGTACCTAGAGATTTGCTCTTCTAGGTTAAGCCCACATAACCTAATTCTCGTAGCTTAGCTAAAACCTTGGATACGCTCTCTTCTACCGTTTCCAAATCAGTCTTACATTCTACGTCCGGATTGAAGGGGGGTTCATAGGGATCATCAATCCCAGTAAAGTTTTTGATTTCGCCAGCACGAGCCTTCTTATACAGCCCTTTTACATCCCGTTGTTCGCACACCTGAAGGGGTGCATTCACATATACTTCCACAAAGTTGCCAATTCGTTCGCGAACTTCTTGCCGAATTTCTCGATAGGGGGATATAGCTGAGACTAATACTGTAACTTGGTTGCGAGTCAATAGACCTGCTACAAAAGCAACACGGCGAATGTTTTCGTCCCGGTCTTCTTTGCTAAATCCCAAACCCTTGCATAAGTTCAAACGCACAACGTCGCCATCTAAGATTTCCAGCTTTTGCCCATAGGACTTGAGTTGATTGCCCACAGCGCGACTAATGGTTGTCTTCCCTGCACCACTTAAGCCGGTAAACCATACGGTTACACCAGGCTGCTGAACATTGCTCCAATCACTTTGACGTTCGGCAATGGTTTCCGTCATTGACCCCAGTTAAATTTGTTCAGCACAAGATACTATACAAATACGTTAAGGTATTAATCTCCCAAAAGACACACTATAAAAAAGACTTCTCAGCGACTGAACGCTAGAAGCCTTCCGTTGATTTATTCTTGTACATTCACAAATTAAATGTCGTTATTTAACAAATTAATGTCGTAGAAAGATTAGCGCGTAATCTACATTCTACAAGGGTTTCAGTGACTTTCAATCTTAACTAAGGTGAACGTCCGCATTTAACATTTTATACGTCGCAATTTAGTACCTTTAACAATTTATATGTCGGTTATTGGCTAAAACTTCAATTTGAATCTTAACTAGACTTCACAAATTGTTTGTCGCATTTTAGGGCAAGCCAGACTATCATTTGGACAGCGGTTAGTACATTGGTTCTGTTTGTTGCTTACTGCTCACTCTATTATGTGGAACTCTCGCATCACGTATGTAGGTGAAGAATGTCTCAGGATTCACAACGTTTTTTTTCTCCGCATGAAGGTAATAAGCCAACTGAACTTCAACGAACTAGCAAGAACCCTGCTAAATCTCACAGACTCCCTAGTGATGAACTAATCACAGACGAGGTTAGGCTTCGGATGGAGATAATTCAACGTCTTACCGAGCCATGCGATCGCAAAACCTACGGTATCAGGAAGAGGGAAGCTGCCGAAAAGCTGGGAGTGACACTTCGTAGCATAGAGCGGTTACTCAAAAAATATCAGGAACAAGGGCTGGTAGGACTCACTCAAACCCGCTCGGACAAGGGACAGCGCCGCATTAGTGCTGACTGGCAAGAGTTCATCGTTAAAACTTACAAGGAGGGTAATAAGGGTAGCAAACGGATGCTCCGGAATCAGGTGTTTCTCAGGGTGAAAGGGAGAGCCAAGCAACTCGGTCTAAAGCCTGAAGAGTATCCTAGCCACCAGACTGTTTATCGAATTCTGGATGAATACATTGAGGGGAAAGAGAGAAAACGGAATGCACGAAGTCCTGGCTACTTAGGGTCACGGTTAACACACATGACCCGTGATGGGCAAGAACTGGAAGTGGAAGGGAGCAATGATGTCTGGCAGTGCGATCATACTCGTCTCGATATCAGGATAGTGGATGAGTACGGAGTTTTAGACCGCCCTTGGCTAACAGTGATTATCGATTCCTACTCCCGCTGCCTGATGGGATTTTTCTTGGGATTTTTCGCTCCTAGTTCGCAAATCGATGCACTAGCCTTACGTCATGCCATTCTGCCGAAGTTCTACGGTTCCGAATACGGGCTTGGCGACAAAGAGTTCGGGACATATGGAATACCTAGTTACTTCTACACTGACGGTGGCAATGATTTCCAATCCATCCACATTACAGAGCAAGTAGCAGTTCAGTTAGGTTTTAGTTGTGCCTTAAGAAGAAGACCTTCTGACGGTGGTATTGTCGAACGATTCTTCAAAACACTTAATGACCAAGTGTTACGCAATCTACCAGGATATACCGGGTCAAATGTACAAGAGCGCCCAGACGATGTAGACAAAGACGCTTGCCTGACCCTCAAAGATTTAGATATTATCCTCGTGCGCTACATGGTCAAAGAGTATAACGGCCATACTGATGCTCGATTTATTGTCAAGGAGTACAACGCCGACGATACTGATGTTAAATTGAACGCCCAAACTCGGTTCATGCGTTGGGAAGCTGGATTGATGATCGAGCCTCCCCTGTACGATGAACTGGACTTAGTGATCGCTTTGATGAAGGCAGAGCGGCGCACAGTTGGAAAATACGGCACTCTTCAGTTTGAAAGTTTAACCTACCGTGCCGAACATTTGAGAGGTCGGGAAGGCAAAGTTGTTGCCCTACGCTACGACCCCGATGATATTACGACCATTTTCGTCTACCAGATTCATGAGGATGGCACGGAGGAGTTTCTCGATTATGCCCACGCTCAAGGCTTAGAGGTTGAGAGGCTCTCTTTGAGAGAACTTCAGGCTATCAAAAAGAGGCTGCGCGAGGCGAGGGAGGAAATTAACAGTGAAACCATTCAAGCCATGCTTGAGCGGGAGGAATGGACTGAGGAAACTATCAAGCGGAACCGCCAACAGCGCCGAAAAGCTGCTCACGAGCTAGTCAACCCCGTACAGTCCGTTGCTGAGAAATTCGGGATTGTTGAACCCCAAGAAGCTGATTCGGAAGCTGAGGAAGAATTGGAGGCAGAACTGCCAAGATATAAAGTTCAGTACATGGACGAACTATTTGACGATGACTAGGGGGTATCGATGACAACTGCAAAATCAAGCGTTCAGGAATTTGATGATTTTCAGGCTCTGAGTCCCGAAATCCAGGCGGAAATTGAGCGGTTAAGTCGTCAGCCTTACTTGGAACTCGACCATATCAAAGAATGCCATATCATATATGGATGTACGAACTACTTTTATCACGGATGACGGGGCTATTGCTTGGAGAATCTCGCAGTGGCAAAACTGTGACCTGTAAAACATTCACTAACCGTTGCAATCAACAGGCAAAAACTAAAGATAAGCGGGTTATGCCTGTAATTTATATTCAAATCCCCAAGAACTGCGGTTCAAGAGATTTATTCATCAAAATTCTCAAAGCACTAGGACATCGAGCTACCAGTGGAACTATTACAGATTTACGCGAACGGACGCTCGACACGCTTGAGTTGTTTCAGGTTCAGATGCTGATTATTGATGAGGCAAATCATTTGAAGCTGGAAACTTTTTCCGATGTGCGGCACATCTACGACGACGATAATCTCGGACTCTCCGTTCTTCTCGTCGGTACTACCAATCGACTGACCAGAGTTGTTGAGCGAGACGAGCAGGTTGAAAATCGTTTTCTGGAACGATACCAGCTAGATAAAATAAACGATAAGGAATTTCAACAACTTGCAAAAATTTGGGTGCAAGATGTTCTCGGAATGTCAGAAGCCTCAAATCTAATTAAAGGCGAAACACTCAGGCTTTTGAAGAAAACAACCAAAAGGCTTATTGGTCGCTTAGACATGATTCTACGCAAGGCAGCGATTCGCTCACTGCTCAAAGGATACGAAACTTTAGACGCAGAAGTGTTGAAACAAGTAGCGAAATCGGTGAAGTAATGGATGAGCTGGAAACACAACTTTGGCTAAATCGAGTTGAACCCTATGAAGGGGAAAGCATTAGCCACTTTCTCGGTCGTTTTCGACGGGCAAAGGGTAATAAATTTTCGGCTCCCTCTGGCTTGGGTAAGGTAGCAGGACTTGGGGTAGTCTTGGTACGGTGGGAAAAGTTGTACTTGAATCCGTTTCCTACTCGCCAGCAGTTGGAGGCGTTAGCCGATGTCGTGATGGTTGATGCGGATAGGCTTGCTCAGATGCTACCACCAAAAGGTGTAACGATGAAGCCAAGGCCAATTCTGTTGTGTGCAGTTTGTTATGCGGAGAACCCCTATCATCGGATTGAGTGGCAGTTTAAGGAGCGATGGGGGTGCGATGGTCGCTCCGCGAACCGCCTTCGGCATCGCCATCAGTTGCCTTTGTTAGGGAAATGCATTAACTGTGAGACTCCATTTCCAATTCCTGCGTTATGGGTGGAAGGAGAGTGTCCCCATTGTTTTCTGCCGTTTGCTAGGATGGCGAAACGACAGAAGTCCCGTAGAGCTTAGCTTCGCTTACGTTATGCTCTTTGAACCCTCATTCCGGTAGCTAAAATGCTTGCATCTAGTAGCGTTCAAATCCACATTGCAGCCCTCTCCTTGATGCTCTTACTCGCCAGTCGCAAGCAGGAAGAAGCAAACGGCAGCCAAGAGGAAGAAGTTAGGTTAATTCCTCCAGTGTCAGTACAGAAGGAGGCGCAGTTAGGAATCCAGCTATACGAGAAGTATGGAGGTAGGGAAAAATTTAGGCTACCTCAAGCTCTTGCTCAGGCAAGCCCATTAACTCTCAAAGATATTGATGAAATATTGGATTTTTTTGAAAATAACGAATTCGATCACAAAGCGCCAGGGTGGAGAAACCCAGCCCATCCTTCGATTGAATGGATTCGTTGGCTTCTGATGGGAGGCTATATAGCTAATAACTGGGCACAGACTGTGAAGCGGATAACAACTGCCGTCATTGAAACTCCATCATCAGATATCTAGGGCGATCGCATCCAACAACTACAGCAGTAGATTGAGACATGGCAGTCAATGCGATCGAAGTTGGGAGGGATTGACGGTGAAGGAGCGATCGCTTCTCCTTATGGCGACTTGCTTTGTCATGGGATGGAGTGGCAGTTTAAGTCAACGACAGGGTATGAACACTAGTAAATTGGCAACTGAGACTGCCTAGTTTCCACTCAAATCAAATGGGTGAGATTTAAGTTAAATCCCAGTCGCTCTGCCTCTTGTAAGATATTCACTGCTTGGTTTGCCTGTTTGCGAGAAGGGTTTTTGTTAGTAGCTGCAAGTCGTCCCAGGCTAAAGGCTAGACTGCGTTGCCAGGGTTGCAAGTTGCTGGTTTCCTTGGCCCAGTGAGAGAGCTGAAACCAAGTATCAGCAGGCACTTGACTAACTTGAGCAATGATTTCTAAATCGAGGGAATCGGGGCTGTCGATACCTTTGTCAACTTGATGTGAAGTTCCCTGATTGACTCGGATTAACTCCTTCAAGAACGCGGCAGGTAACTCAATATCAAGAGCCTGAATAGTCTTCCAACAGTCCTCCTTTTTGCACCATTCGGTGACATTGCGACCTTCAGGAGGGTCTGTGATGGTCTGATGGACTTGTCGGGAAACAATCGCGATCGCTTCCCCTATGGCTGAGGAAATACCTTGTTGTTTCCAGATTGTATCCACATCGATACACTGGGCTGTTTTGTGGCAGAGGTAGGCGATGGTATAGGTTACGATATTAGCGCGATAGCCGCCGAATTGCTCGGCTTGGACAATCTTTTCTGCTGACCTGAAGAGGATTGCTTTGGCAACGAGCCGCTTAAAATAGGTTTCGTCAACTTCAAACCTGCCTCGTTTAGTTAGGCGAACTGTAAAGTCGATAAAGTTCTTCTGCGCTCCCCGACTTACCAGGTGTGGTAACTGCTCCCAGGTATTCTCAAACTTTGCTAGGTCTGTCTTGGTGAACTTCTGTGAAGTAGGATGCACAGTGGCAAAGGCTTTCTTCTTTGCCAGGGTTGGTTCACGACCCTTAGCATCAAGATACTGTCCTCGCGCCCGTTCATAGAACCAGCGCGTTTGTCGCTGCGTCCCATCTACTGCTGGTGCCCAGATGGTGCGGGATAGTTCCTCGATTTTGATGTGGAAGGGGTCGTTAGCTGAAAAATCGGCTTCACTCACCTTATTTTGGTTGTTGGCATAGCGGGAGATGAGCGGGACAATTTCATTAACCTGTTCTGGGTCTACTACCGAGAGCTTTGCTTGTACATAAATATCAGATACATCAGCTTTGTCTTTCCTAACTGCTTGATAAATCGATGCAGTCGTTTGACCACCATTGACAATTTGCAAGTCCCGTGCATATTTGATGCCTTTACCGCCTCCAACCAAATCAGTTAGTTCAACGGCTTCGGCGGTGGCGGAAATTCCGTTGTTGTAGGCTAAGAAACGATGGGGTTCTTTGAGGATTGTTTCCCTAATTCCTTTGTTGACTTTCCCTCTGGCTTGTAGGAAGGAGCGAACATTGCGTTCTAGCAGACGGGGACCATACTCGGCGTATATTTTATAGAGGATTTCACCGGGAATGATTGCCATGTATGCGCTGTAGTCTGAATTAGACGCTGGCATGGGCAAGCAGGGAATTGATACACCATATTGGGATTCAAAGTCAATTTCAATTGTTTCTCGTTGTTTACCTGAACTTAGGCAACGGTAAGTTCTTTCAATATCCCAGACATGAAAGGAACAGATTAAATTTTCAATCGTTTCATGTTTTTTGACATCTAGCGTTGTACGACCATCGGTAAACAAGTACAGCCTTACTTGGCTTAGTTGCTTCCTTAAATCGTGGATATTAAGCGCCATATCGAAGACGTTGGAGGCTTCTTCAAGGGATTGATGGTATCCCTTGAGTGCTTGCTGCAAAAAACTCGTGAGTCTGCGAAATGCTGTTTCAACCTCTTGCTTAGTTACGGTTACAGGAGGAACACTCTGGGTATGAATTGATATGAATAAATTGAGACAGTCTAAGTCTTGATTAATGCTGTAACCATTGACTTTAATCCCACGACTTCTGTAGTAGCAGACTTCTCCATCTTCCAGTTCTCCTGCTGCGGTGAGGGATTCAATCATTAGACGAGTGAATTCATCCTCTCGGAAAGAGTCTGCCTCTCCATCTTCGCTGTCTATTCCACCGTCAGAGCTACTAATTACTTCCTGTCTGAGGTCTTCCGCAAATTGAATTAATCCTGTTTGAGTACTCATGAATTGCCGCTGATTAGAGAAATTACTTTAATTTCTGGTAAGGAAAAACGCCTGCATTCGGCAACACTGATGGTGTAACGTACATCCCCAACACCATTTCGCAAATCAGCTTCGACAATTCTGGGAAAATCTCCCTCAACTTTGAAGTAGTTAACCTCGCGTTCGGTGTAACCAATTTGTTCGTAGCGGGGGGTATGGATATCTAGATATCCGACTTCAAAGAGCAGTGTTTCTAGTTCTTCCTTGGCTAGCGGGTCATTTTCGACTAGCGACCTGACACTGGCAACAATATCCGGTAAAGACTCCCCTCGTTTTTGTCTGACATCAAGGGACAGGTGTAGCAGAATTAACGTACCAGTACCAGTATCATCTAGCTGTCGTTCACTTGCGATCGCTAGTTTCTGATGCTGCTTTGCTACAGTGGTCTTGACCTCGATAGCACAGCGTTCTAATTGGAAATCCTGTTGGGTTCCTCTCGGACCAGTCCAGCATTGCACCCCTTGACGGGAACCAATTTGAGGAATTACAACCTGCCTCAGAAACCACAATTCACCATAGAGTCCTTGCTGTGCGGCGGTACTGAGTCCTTCAGGATTATGCCTTTCTAGAAAAGCTTGCCATCGTCGCAGACGGGTGATGAATCCAACTACGGCGTTTCGCTCGTCCGCAAGGGAAGCGATGTGATAAACAATGTCCTGCACCAATGTGGTGAATATATCGCTGTATCGTGGGTCAGTAAGAACCAGTTGGAGAGTAAGATAGGAATTATCATCATTTGGCAGAGCGACACGCCTAATCTCAAAGCTGCTAGATTTTGGAAAAACAGTGCCTCTTTCAACTGATGAATGCTTTACCCGCATCATTAAAAGGCGTGTATTAGTGGGCTTTTCAATTGCTAAATAAACGTCATATTTAACCTCTGGTAAAATACGACGGGTGAGATAGCCAGAAGATACAGTTACAGTATCTTCCTCTAACAGCTTCCAGGTATCCTGCACCGTCATATCTCACCAAATTCCTGTTCCCAGTAAACGTTATTAACCTGGTATTCAATCCTTCTAGCTGTAGGGCTGTTAGGGAAACTCACAGCAAAACCGATGACAGGAAAATCAGATTCTATTTCTGCTGGGTCTAGTGGATAAAGCAGCAGTAACCCATTTCTGGGCAAACGCTTGGAACGTATAACTTTTCCGTTGGGAGTTTTACTAGAACTCGGTGGTTTTCCAGCTAGTTCTCTTAAATGTCGGGTTTCATCAAGAATTGCATCACGAGTTGGTTGAGGCAAATCAAGCCACTCATCTGTTGGACTCAGCAGACGAGATTTTTTCAGCCGATATTCGGCAGTGCTGGAGTCTGCTTGCTGGCGTTCAATTAAACCAACGCCATATCCAGCAATGCTTGCCCTATTTTTAGGGCGCTGGCTTGAGATGAGAATAACTGTCCATGAGACAAGCTCATTCAGGGGACGTTGGGCTTTTATGTACTGAGTTAGCAATGAAGTTTTTGCAACTCTACTTTTAGGATGTGACTCATATCCTGATAGAAAATCAATGATTTGAGCAAA of the Allocoleopsis franciscana PCC 7113 genome contains:
- the cysC gene encoding adenylyl-sulfate kinase, with amino-acid sequence MTETIAERQSDWSNVQQPGVTVWFTGLSGAGKTTISRAVGNQLKSYGQKLEILDGDVVRLNLCKGLGFSKEDRDENIRRVAFVAGLLTRNQVTVLVSAISPYREIRQEVRERIGNFVEVYVNAPLQVCEQRDVKGLYKKARAGEIKNFTGIDDPYEPPFNPDVECKTDLETVEESVSKVLAKLRELGYVGLT
- a CDS encoding AIPR family protein, encoding MSTQTGLIQFAEDLRQEVISSSDGGIDSEDGEADSFREDEFTRLMIESLTAAGELEDGEVCYYRSRGIKVNGYSINQDLDCLNLFISIHTQSVPPVTVTKQEVETAFRRLTSFLQQALKGYHQSLEEASNVFDMALNIHDLRKQLSQVRLYLFTDGRTTLDVKKHETIENLICSFHVWDIERTYRCLSSGKQRETIEIDFESQYGVSIPCLPMPASNSDYSAYMAIIPGEILYKIYAEYGPRLLERNVRSFLQARGKVNKGIRETILKEPHRFLAYNNGISATAEAVELTDLVGGGKGIKYARDLQIVNGGQTTASIYQAVRKDKADVSDIYVQAKLSVVDPEQVNEIVPLISRYANNQNKVSEADFSANDPFHIKIEELSRTIWAPAVDGTQRQTRWFYERARGQYLDAKGREPTLAKKKAFATVHPTSQKFTKTDLAKFENTWEQLPHLVSRGAQKNFIDFTVRLTKRGRFEVDETYFKRLVAKAILFRSAEKIVQAEQFGGYRANIVTYTIAYLCHKTAQCIDVDTIWKQQGISSAIGEAIAIVSRQVHQTITDPPEGRNVTEWCKKEDCWKTIQALDIELPAAFLKELIRVNQGTSHQVDKGIDSPDSLDLEIIAQVSQVPADTWFQLSHWAKETSNLQPWQRSLAFSLGRLAATNKNPSRKQANQAVNILQEAERLGFNLNLTHLI
- a CDS encoding lysylphosphatidylglycerol synthase transmembrane domain-containing protein, which gives rise to MKKIWSWLKPYLRWVILGGTLFFLAKAFKEHWQEVAAIRIDAVGWITLVAAFSITLAAHIWAGLVWSWILRSFKQPIQYHWVLQVYLKTNLAKYLPGNVWHYYGRIWAVTDAGGSLSAATISVLIEPLLMAAAALLIALTGSQFGWLDMQGDTRIWGLQILGLTGILLSVHPKVLNPLLQFLRRLKGKAADSEVFQLEHYPFIPLLGELGFVGLRGTGFIVTFFTLATVNLSQIPLLISAFCLAWVLGLVIPTPGGLGVFETTVLGLLNPYFPTGIILSVVALFRLVSILAEVVGAGVGVLCDRLSPIVQKVRK
- a CDS encoding DUF6658 family protein, producing MKKLTVFFKQLRLSQLLTAFLATVVMFVGTACNSGTVQGARPENPPVQAGGANNPYKGGGDSNTNYNFSPDPKINGKVSSKGDRADLEIISNRLIAVSNKAQYPGGAVMQGSPADEQKPLRQIDLQDFEAPEPGGQIQRESNVGDRVKDRLSAVKETFGEASEFVREGANEAAQQEVSAPKTTKANF
- a CDS encoding TniB family NTP-binding protein translates to MTGLLLGESRSGKTVTCKTFTNRCNQQAKTKDKRVMPVIYIQIPKNCGSRDLFIKILKALGHRATSGTITDLRERTLDTLELFQVQMLIIDEANHLKLETFSDVRHIYDDDNLGLSVLLVGTTNRLTRVVERDEQVENRFLERYQLDKINDKEFQQLAKIWVQDVLGMSEASNLIKGETLRLLKKTTKRLIGRLDMILRKAAIRSLLKGYETLDAEVLKQVAKSVK
- a CDS encoding Mu transposase C-terminal domain-containing protein; its protein translation is MSQDSQRFFSPHEGNKPTELQRTSKNPAKSHRLPSDELITDEVRLRMEIIQRLTEPCDRKTYGIRKREAAEKLGVTLRSIERLLKKYQEQGLVGLTQTRSDKGQRRISADWQEFIVKTYKEGNKGSKRMLRNQVFLRVKGRAKQLGLKPEEYPSHQTVYRILDEYIEGKERKRNARSPGYLGSRLTHMTRDGQELEVEGSNDVWQCDHTRLDIRIVDEYGVLDRPWLTVIIDSYSRCLMGFFLGFFAPSSQIDALALRHAILPKFYGSEYGLGDKEFGTYGIPSYFYTDGGNDFQSIHITEQVAVQLGFSCALRRRPSDGGIVERFFKTLNDQVLRNLPGYTGSNVQERPDDVDKDACLTLKDLDIILVRYMVKEYNGHTDARFIVKEYNADDTDVKLNAQTRFMRWEAGLMIEPPLYDELDLVIALMKAERRTVGKYGTLQFESLTYRAEHLRGREGKVVALRYDPDDITTIFVYQIHEDGTEEFLDYAHAQGLEVERLSLRELQAIKKRLREAREEINSETIQAMLEREEWTEETIKRNRQQRRKAAHELVNPVQSVAEKFGIVEPQEADSEAEEELEAELPRYKVQYMDELFDDD
- a CDS encoding DUF6658 family protein, encoding MKKVITWLKSIRVDRILTVFLAGVLLFVSTACGTTKVLAKTADDVREEVPGRAITNTYQGGMNNYEDVDPRRNTSEAKAKAKSLIENAQRNIDQKSVDSREQYVENYKSGTPLGERVRRIGEGIGESAEELAEGASKGTQKGVQNIKENAQKAPDYVKKAGKETANLEFEEAQSQANNSMRDTR